The Starkeya sp. ORNL1 DNA window GGAGAACCACAGATCCTTGTCGGCATCCTGCGCGGCGAGCGCCGCCGGATCCGGCCGGATCGAGCGCACATCGGTGAGGCCGAGCCGGCCGGCGATGTCGTCGCGATAGGCCAGCGTCTCCTCGAACAGCCAGCCGGTGTCGAGAAACACCACCGGGATCGTCGGATCGACCTCGGCGACATAAGCGAGCAGCGCTGCCGCCTCGGTGCCGAAGGACGAGACCACGCACAATTTGCCGGGACGCACCGCGCGCTGGGCGGCCGCGATGATCTCGACCGGCGAGGCGCCAGCGAGCTCATGCTCCAGCTCAGCAATGGGGTCGATGCCGGCCGCGAGGCTCATTCCGCAGCCTCCGGGCGAACGTGGCTACCGACGTGGCGGCCGAGGCGCGTGCGCAGCAGGCTCGGGCGGCCGTCGCCGGTCGGCTGATAGAACACCGAATAGGTCTTCATCGCCTCGGCAAAGGCCGCGGCATCAGCGTCCTTCACCGCTTCCAGCTGGTCGAAGCCGGCGCGCATCAGGAACAGGAACTGGTCGCGCAGTACCCCGCCGGTCGCCCGCAGCGGGCCACGCCATTTGAAGCGCTCACGCAGCAGGCGAGCCTGGCTATAGGCGCGCCCGTCGCGGAAGCTCGGGAAACTGAGCGCGATCAGCGACAGCCGCGGCAGCAGCGGCTCGATCTCCTCGATCCGCTTGTTGTTCGGCCAGATGATGCCGACCGGTGCCTGACGCCCGGCAAGCGCGGCATCTTCCTTCGCGAAGCGCTCGGCGCTCAGCAGCACCGGCACGCCATCGGGCACGGGCGCATCGTCCGCGACGCGGACAAAGCGGTCCTCGATGATGGCGCCGTTCTCAATGAGTCGCATAGACACGCTCCTTGAAGGGCTCGACGCCGAGACGGTGCACGGTGTCGACGAAGAGCTCCTTCGGTCCTTCACGCAATTCCATATAGGCGTCGACAATGTCCTCGATCAGGCCCGGGACCTGCTCATAGGGCACGGCTGGTCCGAGCAGAGTGCCGATCTGGGCCTTCTCGTCGGCGCGCCCGCCGATGGTGATCTGGTAGAATTCCTGG harbors:
- a CDS encoding DUF934 domain-containing protein: MRLIENGAIIEDRFVRVADDAPVPDGVPVLLSAERFAKEDAALAGRQAPVGIIWPNNKRIEEIEPLLPRLSLIALSFPSFRDGRAYSQARLLRERFKWRGPLRATGGVLRDQFLFLMRAGFDQLEAVKDADAAAFAEAMKTYSVFYQPTGDGRPSLLRTRLGRHVGSHVRPEAAE